The following proteins are encoded in a genomic region of Arcobacter cloacae:
- a CDS encoding flagellar hook-length control protein FliK has translation MLVSNNGLLNILLPNDNKVLKDVLKQADTKSLEQMLKNNSTSVNDVLKELFNNIKDGTKSNTTIENILKNSNIFKDLGNVSSNLSNLLENISTDENLQKFKPLIENFLKNIKDLDANSLKEQLKNSGVFLESKLSLNPNTKLENVLTQIQNLIKDINTPQAKQVNELINKLLQTVQNPNIQNQAELTNNLKSLTTSLQNLNNSLNSNQTQNLSNLTTQLNSLVNNATLIESKIENNSSLQNIQTNQLKDVNNPQIKELMNFQTKELLTMIKSDILQSPILQNKNILPMIDNLLKMPDLFIKAENLQNIISSNNLSTFSNNFASNLTPLLETLKENLQSLNPNNSNLQNHLSKLVDKVEHLIQDMINNPKNETKLNDDMKSILLQMQDELASKSDPKSADLAKQIDKLLTQIDYHQLTSLTSNSNYVYLPFFWEMLEDGTIEMKKNDEEKFYCQINLTLKDFGKVDLMLGLYDKNKLDLTIYAQREHFKIELRDNLQKLKIALNNVDLIPVNIKLLDMKDEEKQEQPTQIYMNNAYNQVINSSIDIRV, from the coding sequence ATGTTAGTTTCAAATAATGGTTTATTAAATATACTTTTACCAAATGATAATAAAGTTTTAAAAGATGTTCTAAAACAAGCGGATACGAAAAGTTTAGAGCAGATGCTTAAAAACAATTCAACATCAGTAAATGATGTATTAAAAGAGTTATTTAATAATATAAAAGATGGAACTAAATCAAACACAACTATTGAAAATATTTTAAAAAATTCAAATATTTTTAAAGATTTAGGAAATGTCTCTTCAAATTTATCAAATTTACTTGAAAATATTTCAACAGATGAAAATCTTCAAAAATTCAAACCTTTAATTGAAAACTTTTTAAAAAACATCAAAGATTTAGATGCAAATAGTTTAAAGGAACAACTTAAAAATTCAGGTGTTTTTTTAGAATCAAAACTATCTTTGAATCCAAATACAAAACTTGAAAATGTTTTAACACAAATACAAAATTTAATAAAAGATATAAACACACCTCAAGCAAAACAAGTAAATGAACTAATAAATAAACTTTTACAAACTGTTCAAAATCCAAATATTCAAAATCAAGCAGAACTTACAAATAATTTGAAATCCCTTACAACTTCTTTACAAAATTTAAACAACTCATTAAATTCAAATCAAACACAAAATTTATCAAATCTTACAACTCAACTAAATAGTTTAGTAAATAATGCAACTTTAATTGAATCAAAAATAGAAAATAATTCTTCATTACAAAATATACAGACAAATCAATTAAAAGATGTGAATAATCCACAAATTAAAGAGTTGATGAATTTTCAAACTAAAGAGTTATTAACTATGATAAAAAGTGATATTTTACAATCTCCTATTTTACAAAATAAAAATATTTTACCAATGATTGATAATCTTTTAAAAATGCCTGATTTATTCATAAAAGCAGAAAATCTACAAAATATTATTTCATCAAATAATCTAAGCACTTTTTCAAATAATTTTGCTTCTAATTTAACTCCATTATTAGAGACTTTAAAAGAAAACTTACAAAGTTTAAACCCAAATAACTCGAATCTACAAAATCACCTATCAAAATTAGTTGATAAAGTTGAACATTTGATTCAAGATATGATTAACAATCCTAAAAATGAAACAAAATTAAATGATGATATGAAATCTATTTTATTACAAATGCAAGATGAATTAGCTTCAAAAAGTGACCCTAAATCAGCTGATTTAGCTAAACAAATAGATAAATTATTAACTCAAATAGATTATCATCAATTAACCTCTTTAACTTCTAATTCAAATTATGTTTATCTTCCTTTTTTTTGGGAAATGCTTGAAGATGGTACAATTGAAATGAAAAAAAATGATGAAGAAAAGTTTTATTGTCAAATTAATCTTACACTAAAAGATTTTGGGAAAGTTGATTTAATGTTGGGTTTATATGATAAAAATAAACTTGATTTAACTATTTATGCTCAAAGGGAACACTTTAAAATAGAGTTAAGGGATAATTTACAAAAACTAAAAATAGCATTAAACAATGTAGATTTAATTCCTGTTAATATAAAACTTCTTGATATGAAAGATGAAGAGAAACAAGAACAACCAACACAAATCTATATGAATAATGCTTATAATCAAGTTATAAATTCATCAATTGATATAAGAGTTTAA
- a CDS encoding gluconate 2-dehydrogenase subunit 3 family protein, with protein MKRRNFIKFTTILGILSSTNFVVARTISNENLIILDELLNIIFPKTQNMPSAKEFKALEYLVKNISHKTFDDEDKALIIDGTNDFNSSFPEFLTLNKNEKKELIFQIIQNSFYAKSWVSKISYYGIEAMFSDPIYGGNFEQIAWKSVNHNIGYPQPLKTYGQKV; from the coding sequence ATGAAAAGAAGAAACTTTATAAAATTTACTACTATTTTAGGAATTCTGTCATCTACAAATTTTGTAGTTGCAAGAACTATTTCAAATGAAAATTTGATAATTTTAGATGAATTATTAAATATAATTTTTCCTAAAACTCAAAATATGCCAAGTGCAAAAGAGTTTAAAGCTTTGGAATATTTAGTAAAAAATATTTCACATAAAACCTTTGATGATGAAGATAAAGCTTTGATTATTGATGGAACAAATGATTTTAATAGCAGTTTCCCTGAATTTTTAACTTTGAATAAAAATGAGAAAAAAGAGTTGATTTTTCAAATTATTCAAAACAGTTTTTATGCAAAATCTTGGGTATCAAAAATTAGTTATTATGGAATAGAAGCTATGTTTAGTGACCCAATTTATGGAGGTAATTTTGAGCAAATAGCTTGGAAAAGCGTAAATCATAATATTGGATATCCTCAACCTTTAAAAACTTATGGACAAAAAGTATGA
- a CDS encoding GMC family oxidoreductase has translation MIYDICVIGSGAGAGPIIYELSKAGLKVCVLEKGDIYDEKDFSKDELVVRRSIYTPNLKDEYHTIEEFIDDSWHKFPTYETGWSFWNGTLLGGSSNFMSGYFHRLKPNDFKLASTYGVPKDSNIVDWPINYDELEPYYTKVEELVGVSGVVEEYEFLEPRSTKDFIYPPLKENKIVDLIDKACKELNYTSIKTSRAIITKQKDGRNPCYYSNYCGSYACSSGAKGSSRASLIKDALTTNNLQIIANANVIKLNTDKNKKIKSATYLTKSGTKKDVFAKLFVIAAQAVETSRLLLNSKDENFVNGVANNSGNVGKNFLSTSGGIISATFDESHLALEDLHASGLFVNRSIMDWYYTNEFKGGCIDILFEHQNPIRRASSLRWKDNGDLKIGEELQNSIFETFTKTRTLNMEIFLDWTPNDNSFISVDEKYKDKYGIPVANIRIGTHKRDLEIANFIEKKAIKVFEKMGGKNIVSDISPLPSANLQAGGCRFGDNPNTSVLNKYCQAHEVSNLFVSDGSFMPTGGSVPYTFTIYANSFRIADYIKNNYNKIIA, from the coding sequence ATGATATATGATATTTGCGTGATTGGAAGTGGAGCAGGAGCAGGTCCTATTATTTACGAATTAAGCAAGGCTGGTTTAAAAGTTTGCGTTTTAGAAAAAGGTGATATTTACGATGAAAAAGATTTTTCAAAAGATGAATTAGTTGTAAGACGTTCTATTTATACACCAAATTTAAAAGATGAATACCATACAATTGAAGAGTTTATTGATGATTCTTGGCATAAATTTCCTACTTATGAAACAGGTTGGAGTTTTTGGAATGGTACACTTTTGGGTGGCTCTTCGAATTTTATGAGTGGATATTTTCATAGATTAAAACCAAATGATTTTAAATTAGCTTCAACTTATGGTGTTCCTAAAGATTCAAATATTGTTGATTGGCCTATAAATTATGATGAATTAGAGCCATATTATACAAAAGTTGAAGAGTTAGTTGGGGTTTCTGGAGTTGTTGAAGAGTATGAATTTTTAGAGCCAAGAAGTACAAAAGATTTTATATATCCGCCTTTAAAAGAGAATAAAATTGTAGATTTGATTGATAAAGCTTGTAAGGAGTTAAACTACACAAGTATAAAAACTTCTAGAGCTATAATTACAAAACAAAAAGATGGTAGAAATCCATGTTATTATTCAAATTATTGTGGCTCATACGCTTGTTCTAGTGGTGCAAAAGGAAGTTCAAGAGCAAGTTTGATAAAAGACGCACTTACAACAAATAATCTACAAATAATAGCAAATGCAAATGTTATAAAACTAAATACTGATAAAAATAAAAAAATAAAAAGTGCTACATATTTAACAAAAAGTGGAACTAAAAAAGATGTTTTTGCAAAGCTTTTTGTAATTGCTGCTCAAGCTGTTGAAACTTCAAGATTATTACTTAATTCAAAAGATGAAAACTTCGTAAATGGTGTTGCAAATAATAGTGGAAATGTAGGAAAAAATTTTCTTTCAACAAGTGGAGGAATAATAAGTGCAACTTTTGATGAATCACATTTGGCACTTGAAGATTTACACGCATCAGGACTTTTTGTAAATAGGTCGATTATGGATTGGTATTATACAAACGAGTTTAAAGGTGGCTGTATTGATATACTTTTTGAACATCAAAATCCAATAAGAAGAGCTTCAAGTTTAAGATGGAAAGATAATGGAGATTTAAAAATAGGTGAAGAGTTACAAAACTCTATTTTTGAAACTTTTACAAAAACAAGAACACTAAATATGGAAATTTTTCTTGATTGGACACCAAATGATAACTCATTTATAAGTGTTGATGAAAAGTATAAAGATAAATATGGAATTCCTGTTGCAAATATACGAATTGGAACCCATAAAAGGGATTTAGAAATTGCAAATTTTATTGAAAAAAAAGCTATAAAAGTTTTTGAAAAAATGGGTGGTAAAAATATAGTTTCAGATATTTCACCGTTACCTTCAGCAAATTTACAAGCAGGTGGTTGTAGATTTGGAGATAATCCTAATACTTCAGTTTTAAATAAATATTGTCAAGCTCATGAAGTTTCAAATCTTTTTGTAAGTGATGGAAGTTTTATGCCAACAGGTGGAAGTGTTCCTTATACTTTTACTATTTATGCAAACTCTTTTAGAATTGCAGATTATATTAAAAATAATTATAATAAGATAATAGCTTAA
- a CDS encoding AAA family ATPase: protein MSQEEYKSFKLSGVIKKVLYKNDETKYIIAVLENNQKVCGVYFDTDIEKIVGEEVILKGNWTTHKKYGVQFEFDTLELKEAEMFFFLTKIVKGVGKKFAHELLEKYSEEELVEILNERPSELLDFKGIKDKKLETIVSSWQKFKHLRELGSFLAKFGVTSNLITKIYSSLGEVDNLIDKIKENPYILINIKGIGFKRADEIAKSLGIDPKSEFRIMACINYTLREYCDNNGNSSIDKFHLYKLLDESLRFFNEELLYEEAISKMLVEENIFVTSENRIALSMLYFAEKRILDFFARRKNEKNRKIIATFDEYLVKKQETLGFELSVEQKKAVELINSGEKTLFLIGYAGTGKSTSSRAILELLEEIMSYDDIMTIALSGIASQRISDTTGYNSSTIQSLLMKHKEKDFFPYKAILLDEASMVNSVTFYQIISKISDDTVFIIVGDDGQLPAIGAGNVLADAIKYELAPICKLTKIYRQNENQAIAVIANDIRKGEIPAYKEEYEDFKFIDVSISNYYAKKNSISSNDFADLRGENSEYILNNILNISASYIEQYYDFIKKKKISKALTLFQVITPMKAGILGVDNLNIQLQKLFNHTKGKAFVSKVYEYKLTDKVIHIKNENMRAQTMSMYKSGSSDFLERRVYNGQLGLIIKLDFEEEKCIVLYPNDDMVVFYDFENVHSLLSLAYCLTIHKTQGMEYENALIPMSFSHYIMHNTKLLYTAITRAKKMCFIVGEEEAFKSACKKLEITIRESVINDLLNKKQENLKTQNLEMITI, encoded by the coding sequence ATGAGCCAAGAAGAGTATAAAAGTTTTAAATTATCAGGAGTAATAAAAAAAGTTTTATATAAAAACGATGAAACAAAATACATAATTGCTGTTTTAGAAAATAATCAAAAAGTTTGTGGTGTCTATTTTGATACTGATATAGAAAAAATAGTAGGTGAAGAAGTTATTTTAAAAGGAAATTGGACAACCCATAAAAAATATGGAGTTCAATTTGAATTTGATACTTTAGAACTTAAAGAAGCTGAAATGTTCTTTTTTCTTACAAAAATTGTAAAAGGCGTAGGTAAAAAATTTGCTCATGAACTTTTGGAGAAATACTCTGAAGAAGAGTTGGTTGAGATTTTAAATGAAAGACCAAGTGAACTTTTGGATTTCAAAGGAATAAAAGACAAAAAACTTGAAACTATTGTTTCTTCTTGGCAAAAATTTAAACATTTAAGAGAACTAGGCTCTTTTTTGGCAAAATTTGGTGTTACTTCAAATCTTATTACAAAAATATATTCAAGTTTAGGAGAAGTGGATAATCTAATTGATAAAATAAAAGAAAATCCATATATTTTGATAAATATAAAAGGAATAGGTTTTAAAAGAGCTGATGAAATAGCAAAATCACTTGGAATTGACCCTAAATCAGAGTTTAGAATCATGGCATGTATAAATTATACTTTAAGAGAGTATTGTGATAATAATGGTAATTCTTCAATAGATAAATTTCATTTATATAAACTTTTAGATGAAAGTTTACGATTTTTTAACGAAGAGCTTTTATATGAAGAAGCTATATCTAAAATGCTTGTTGAAGAAAATATTTTTGTAACAAGTGAGAATAGAATAGCTTTATCAATGCTCTATTTTGCAGAAAAAAGAATATTAGATTTTTTTGCAAGAAGAAAAAATGAAAAAAATAGAAAAATAATTGCAACTTTTGATGAGTATTTAGTAAAAAAACAAGAAACTTTAGGATTTGAGTTAAGTGTTGAGCAAAAAAAAGCAGTTGAACTTATAAATAGTGGAGAAAAGACTCTATTTTTGATAGGTTATGCAGGAACTGGAAAATCAACTTCAAGTAGGGCAATATTGGAACTTCTTGAAGAGATTATGAGTTATGATGATATTATGACTATTGCTTTAAGTGGGATTGCTTCTCAAAGAATTTCTGATACAACAGGATATAACTCTTCTACTATTCAATCACTTTTGATGAAACATAAAGAGAAAGATTTTTTTCCTTATAAAGCTATTTTACTTGATGAAGCTTCAATGGTAAATTCTGTAACTTTTTATCAAATTATTTCAAAAATTTCTGATGATACAGTTTTTATAATAGTTGGAGATGATGGACAACTTCCTGCTATTGGTGCTGGAAATGTATTAGCAGATGCTATAAAATATGAATTAGCACCAATTTGTAAGCTTACAAAAATTTACAGACAAAATGAGAATCAGGCAATTGCCGTAATTGCAAATGATATTAGAAAAGGTGAAATACCAGCTTATAAAGAGGAATATGAAGATTTTAAATTTATTGATGTCTCAATTTCAAATTATTATGCTAAAAAAAACTCTATTTCTTCAAATGATTTTGCAGATTTAAGAGGTGAAAATAGTGAGTATATTTTAAATAATATTTTAAATATTTCAGCAAGTTATATAGAACAATATTATGATTTTATAAAGAAAAAAAAGATTTCAAAAGCATTAACACTTTTTCAAGTAATTACTCCTATGAAAGCTGGAATTTTAGGAGTAGATAATCTAAATATTCAACTTCAAAAACTTTTTAATCACACAAAAGGAAAAGCTTTTGTTTCAAAAGTTTATGAGTATAAACTAACTGATAAGGTAATTCATATAAAAAATGAGAACATGAGAGCCCAAACTATGAGTATGTACAAAAGTGGCTCATCTGATTTTTTAGAAAGAAGAGTTTATAATGGTCAATTAGGACTTATAATAAAACTTGATTTTGAAGAAGAAAAATGTATAGTTTTATATCCAAATGATGATATGGTAGTATTTTATGATTTTGAAAATGTTCACTCTTTATTATCACTAGCTTATTGTTTAACTATTCATAAAACACAAGGAATGGAGTATGAAAATGCATTAATTCCTATGAGCTTTTCCCATTATATTATGCATAATACTAAACTTTTATATACAGCAATTACAAGAGCTAAGAAAATGTGTTTTATTGTAGGAGAAGAAGAAGCTTTTAAAAGTGCTTGTAAAAAACTTGAAATTACTATTAGAGAATCTGTAATAAATGACTTGTTAAATAAAAAACAAGAGAATTTAAAAACTCAAAACCTAGAAATGATAACAATTTAA
- a CDS encoding peptidylprolyl isomerase, producing the protein MITWMQRHKKWLVITIWISTIAFVGAGFVGWGSYEYGKQGGVVAVVGDREVSVEEYQQEYSNLYEQYSRMFGPMFNNELAEQLRLKDIAYKQVLQKNLIMSYADSLGLDVTNEEIAKELVKYDAFIKDGKFDKDTYVKVLNQNRMTPKDFEASLKRGILLQKVQGLFEIDPTQNEIENISKLLFLEDDITIKILSLDEISVQLNDEEIKKYWEENKNSYMSEVSYDLEIKEIPLISANSTEDDIKSHYEKFKIDYKHEDGKIKTLEEARDLIIKDLDEKFTKTEALKIYLQLKKDEDKFDGAKRFLESQLPYSSENNSKILETKDSEIVKPFFDNNKYFIVKVVKKNLSQPLSYEEASTQVKADFEKVQKVQKLQQVANEQLKDFKGEDILGVTRESITKIPGLEQQQAAKFLNQLFSTTTKEGIVNLDNKVVLYRINNSKMAEYNKTKDEVVKGTIIQLQDEEIMLNLLKKLENTFTVHSSIQEKE; encoded by the coding sequence ATGATAACGTGGATGCAAAGACATAAGAAGTGGTTAGTAATTACTATTTGGATAAGTACAATTGCATTCGTTGGAGCTGGTTTTGTTGGATGGGGTTCTTACGAGTATGGTAAACAAGGTGGAGTAGTAGCAGTTGTTGGTGATAGAGAAGTTTCAGTTGAAGAGTATCAACAAGAGTATTCAAACCTTTATGAACAATATTCAAGAATGTTTGGACCAATGTTTAATAATGAACTTGCTGAACAATTAAGATTAAAAGATATAGCTTATAAACAAGTTTTACAAAAAAATCTAATTATGTCTTATGCAGACTCTTTAGGTCTTGATGTGACAAATGAAGAGATAGCAAAAGAATTGGTAAAATATGATGCTTTCATAAAAGATGGGAAATTTGATAAAGATACTTATGTAAAAGTATTAAATCAAAATAGAATGACTCCAAAAGATTTTGAAGCATCTTTAAAAAGAGGTATTCTATTACAAAAAGTTCAAGGATTATTTGAAATAGATCCAACACAAAATGAGATTGAGAATATCAGTAAATTACTATTTTTAGAAGATGATATTACAATTAAAATTTTATCTCTTGATGAAATTAGTGTTCAATTAAATGATGAAGAAATAAAAAAATACTGGGAAGAGAATAAAAACTCTTATATGTCAGAGGTTTCTTATGATTTAGAAATTAAAGAGATACCTTTGATTAGTGCAAATTCTACAGAAGATGATATAAAATCACATTATGAAAAATTTAAAATTGATTACAAACATGAAGATGGGAAGATTAAAACTCTTGAAGAGGCTAGAGATTTAATAATCAAAGATTTAGATGAAAAATTTACAAAAACAGAAGCATTAAAAATATATTTACAACTTAAAAAAGATGAAGATAAATTTGATGGTGCAAAAAGATTTTTAGAATCACAACTTCCTTATTCTTCAGAGAATAATTCAAAAATATTAGAAACAAAAGATTCTGAAATAGTAAAACCATTCTTTGATAATAATAAATACTTTATTGTGAAAGTTGTAAAAAAGAATTTATCTCAACCTTTATCTTATGAAGAAGCATCTACTCAAGTAAAAGCAGATTTTGAAAAAGTTCAAAAAGTTCAAAAGTTACAACAAGTTGCTAATGAGCAACTAAAAGATTTTAAAGGTGAAGATATTTTAGGAGTTACAAGAGAATCTATTACTAAAATTCCAGGTTTAGAGCAACAGCAAGCAGCTAAATTTTTAAATCAACTATTTTCAACTACAACAAAAGAAGGTATAGTAAATTTAGATAATAAAGTTGTGTTATACAGAATTAATAATTCAAAAATGGCTGAATATAATAAAACAAAAGATGAAGTAGTAAAAGGAACTATAATACAACTTCAAGATGAAGAGATTATGTTAAATTTATTGAAAAAATTAGAGAATACTTTTACAGTTCATTCTTCAATCCAAGAAAAGGAGTAA